TCCTGAACCACACGCTCAGAGATGAGGATGGAGTCCTCGAAGTTGTAACCGTTCCATGGCATGAATGCCACGCGCATGTTCTGACCCAGAGCCAGCTCACCCATGTCAACGGAAGGACCGTCAGCCAGGATGTCGCCTGCAGCGATACGCTCGCCATTCTTCACCAGCGCACGCTGGTTGATGCAGGTGTTCTGGTTAGAACGTGTGTACTTGGTCAGGTTGTAGATATCTACACCCGCTTCACCTGGCTGCACTTCGTCATCGTTTACACGGATAACGATTCGAGCCGCGTCAACGGTATCAACATAACCACCACGACGGGCAACCACACAAACGCCAGAGTCGGACGCTACGTTGCGCTCCATACCAGTACCGACCAGCGGCTTGTCAGCACGCAGGGTGGGTACCGCCTGACGTTGCATGTTCGATCCCATCAGGGCTCGGTTAGCATCGTCGTGCTCAAGGAATGGAATCAGGGATGCCGCTACAGATACAACCTGTTTAGTGGAAACGTCCATGTACTGAACTTTTTCCGGACCCATCAGGTGAGTTTCACCGCGGTGACGTACGTTAACCAGTTCTTCGGTCAGACGGTTTTCTTCGTCCAGACCAGCAGAAGCCTGAGCGATAACGAACTCGCCTTCTTCAATCGCAGACAGGTAATCAACCTGATCGGTTACCTGACCGTCCACAACCTTGCGGTATGGAGATTCCAGGAAGCCGTAGTCGTTGGCACGAGCGTAGGTTGCCAGAGAGTTGATCAGACCGATGTTTGGACCTTCAGGGGTCTCGATCGGACAAACTCGACCATAATGGGTCGCGTGTACGTCTCGAACCTCGAAGCCAGCACGTTCACGGGTCAGACCACCAGGGCCCAATGCAGATACACGACGCTTGTGAGTTACCTCAGACAGCGGGTTGTTCTGGTCCATGAACTGGGACAGCTGGGAAGAACCAAAGAATTCTTTGATGGCAGCAGCAACCGGCTTGGCATTGATCAGATCCTGAGGCATCAGGCCTTCAGATTCTGCCAGACTCAGACGCTCTTTAACTGCACGTTCAACACGTACCAGACCAACACGGAACTGGTTTTCGGCCATTTCACCTACGGAACGTACGCGACGGTTACCCAGGTGGTCGATGTCGTCACAAACGCCTTTACCGTTACGGATGTCTACCAGAGTCTTCAGGGTATCAACGATATCGCCGTTATCCAGTACACCCGGACCCGTATCGGATTCACGACCCAGACGACGGTTGAACTTCATTCGACCAACGCCAGACAGATCATAGCGCTCGGCAGAGAAGAACAGGTTACCGAACAGGGCTTCAGCAGCTTCCTGAGTCGGTGGCTCACCCGGGCGCATCATGCGGTAGATTTCTACCAGAGCTTCCAGACGGTTCGTAGTGGTGTCAGCACGCAGTGTGTCAGAGATATAGGAACCACAATCCAACTCATTGGTGTAAAGGGTTTCAATATTCTTGACGCCAGCAGCCAGCAGTTTTTCGTAAACTTCCGTAGTGATTTCGGTGTTGCAATCAACAACGATTTCACCGGTCGCCTGGTGCACAACGGTCTTAGCCAGGACTTTACCGTAGACATAGTCTACCGGAGCTTCGATACGCTGGATGTTTGCTTTTTGCAGCTGACGGATGTGACGTGCAGTAACACGACGACCCATTTCTACGATGACATTACCATCGCCGTCCTTGATGTCGAAGCTTGCAGCTTCGCCACGCAGGCGGTCAGCAATCAGTTCAGTGCTTACACTTTCAGAACCGATCTGGAAAGGTACTGTATCGAAGAAGTAATCCAGCATCTCTTCGTTGCCCATACCCAGGGCACGCAGCAGGATTGTGGCAGGCAGCTTACGACGGCGGTCGATTCGAACGTACAGCAGATCCTTAGGATCAAACTCGAAGTCCAACCAGGAACCACGGTAAGGAATAACGCGAGCGGAGTACAACAACTTACCGGAGGAGTGAGTCTTTCCACGGTCGTGGTCGAAGAACACACCCGGAGAACGGTGCAGCTGAGATACGATTACTCGTTCAGTACCATTGATAACAAAGGTACCGTTTTCAGTCATGAGCGGAATTTCGCCCATGTAGACTTCTTGTTCCTTGATGTCTTTGATTGCCTTGTTGGCAGAGTCTTTGTCATAGATAATCAGGCGCACTTTTACACGCAGAGGAACTGCGTAAGTGACACCACGAAGTTGACATTCCTTGACATCAAAAGCCGGAGTACCGAGCCTGTAGCTCACATATTCCAGCGCCGCATTGCCAGAGTAACTAACAATTGGAAATACGGACTTAAAGGCAGCGTGCAGACCAATGTCTTCACGCGCGGCCGGCTCTTTTCCGGTTTGCAGCAGCTTGTGATAAGAATCAAGCTGAATCGCCAGAAGATACGGCACATTCATGACATGCGGCAGTTTGCCGAAGTCTTTGCGGATGCGTTTTTTCTCTGTATACGAGTATGCCATCAGCGTTCCCCAGCTTGGTCACCTGGTCCTGGCTTCAGACCTTCTGGTCTGGCCATCTAGGTTTTGATGAGGGCGGGTGGCCCCCTTTTGACACCCAATGAATACGGTGATTAACAACCGTTAAACCGTTGCATGAGCTTTAGCGTCTGGCTAAATGAACCTTCCGCCACTCGTGCAACCAATGTCAGTCAATTATGACCAACATCCCCCTGAAGTGATCCAAACCATACACCTGTCCGCCCAGAACAACTCCGGAACCTACCAGTGTACATGGCTTCCATATCATTTTCAGGGTTTACACCTACATTTCGATCACTTTATTTTGTAATGAGATGTAGTTACTGCCATAAAAAAAAATTTCCCCACCTGCACTTGCGCAACATTTATACAAACCTGCACAAAAAGGATGACGAAATATTTTCATTTATGGCTGCCTGAGCTCATCATTGCTTAAGCAGCAAAACGATACAGCTCATACAACGGGAAAAAGGCCGGTGCCATTCAGGCACCAGCCCACCTGAGACTATTATGCAATAGACCCCGGATTATGCAACTTTACGTAGAATTACTTAACTTCTACGGAAGCGCCAGCTTCTTCCAGTTGCTTCTTCAGCTCTTCAGCTTCGTCCTTGCTCACGCCTTCTTTCAGAGGAGCTGGAGCGCCGTCAACGATGCCCTTAGCTTCTTTCAGACCCAGGCCGGTAGCAGCACGTACAACCTTGATTACGTTGACTTTCTTGTCGCCAGCACCAGTCAGGATTACGTCGAACTCAGTCTGTTCAGCAGCAGCAGCGCCACCTTCAGCAGCAGCAGCTGGAGCAGCAGCAACAGCAGCAGCAGCGGAAACGCCGAACTTCTCTTCCATTGCTTCAACCAGTTCAACAACGTCCATTACGGACATTTCAGCGATTGCATTCAGGATATCTTCTTTAGACAGTGCCATGTCTATATCTCCAAAAATTTTGGTTGGGGCATAAACCCCGAAATTCATTTAAAAAAGAGAGAAAGCTAAAAATCTTTAAAAAGACTATTAAGCGGCTTTCTTCTTCTCGTCGGCAACAGCTGCCACTACACGTGTAATGCTTGCCGGGAACTCGTTCAGAGTTCTTGCCAGCTTGGTTACAGGTGCAATCATTACGCTCATCAGCATTGCGCGAGCCTGGTCCAGAGTAGGCATCTTAGCCAGAACATCAATCTGCTCTGCACCCAGAACCTGTCCAGCGATGGACAGTGCCTTAACTTCCAGTTCCTTGTTCTCTTTAGCGAAGTCCTTCATCAGACGCGCAGCGGCGCCCGGATCTTCCTGAGAGAAGGCCAGAACAGTTGGACCTACCAGGACGTCCTGCAGACACTCAAATTCAGTGCCTTCAACTGCGCGACGAGCCAGAGTGTTACGTACAACCTTCAGGTATACGCCACCGTCACGGGCTTGCTTACGCAGTTCGGTCATTTGACCAACAGTCAGACCACGGTAATCCGCAATAACAGCCGACAGAGCGCTTTGTGCAGCCTCGCTGACTTCGGCGACAATCGCCTTCTTGTCTTCGAGTCCTAACGCCATGGGCTTTACTCCAAATATCCGAAGTTAACCCTGATACACAACAATCATGTATCAGAGACTTTCAATACGGTGATGGGTCACTAAATAAGGAAAAATGTTCCAAATTCGTGTTCACCGTCTACGCAGGACATTAAGCTCCGATCTTTTTGTCCATCCCTTAGACGAACCCTGCTTGAAATCCTGTCGGACTCAGGCAGGAACAGATCTTTGCACCTGCGATCTTTGACGACCTCCGAAACCGGAGACCCCAAAGTCTTTTGCATTGCAGGTCATCAGTTCCTCTGACAACCTGCAACTCAGGTCATTTGTCTGAAAGACAAAAGCCTTTAATTAGATGTCGAGAGACGCCATGTCGATGGTCAGACCCGGGCCCATAGTAGAGGACAGGGTAACCTTCTTCATGTAAACGCCTTTGCTGGTAGCAGGCTTCAGCTTCTTCAGCTCAGCCATCAGCGCTTCAACATTCTGCTTCAGGGAAGCAGCTTCAAAATCGATCTTGCCGATACCAGCGTGAACGATACCGTTCTTGTCTGTACGGAAACGAACCTGACCTGCTTTAGCGTTCTTAACCGCGTCAGCAACGTTAGGCGTTACAGTACCTACTTTAGGGTTAGGCATCAGGCCGCGTGGGCCCAGGATCTGACCCAGCTGACCAACAACACGCATTGCGTCCGGGGAAGCAATAACAACGTCGAAGTTCAGTTCGCCAGCTTTAACCTGTGCAGCCAGATCGTCCATGCCAACAATGTCAGCACCAGCAGCTTTAGCAGCTTCAGCGTTAGCGCCCTGTGTGAACACAGCGACACGAACGTCTTTACCGGTACCGTTTGGCAGTACAGAAGAGCCACGTACAACCTGGTCGGATTTACGAGGATCCACACCCAGATTCACAGCTACTTCAACAGATTCTTTGAATTTTACGCTGGATACTTCTTTCAGAAGGTTCGCAGCTTCTTCGAAGGAGTAAGCCTTGGTAGCTTCAACCTTCTCAGCAATCATTTTTGCGCGCTTGGACATCTTCGCCATTATTCTACACCTTCCACATTCAGACCCATGGAACGAGCGGAACCGGCGATAGTGCGGATAGCCGCATCTTCGTCAGCAGCAGTCAGATCAGGTTCTTTGATCTTGGCAACTTCCAGCAGCTGCTCACGAGTAGCAGTACCCACTTTTTCAGTGTTAGGACGGCCAGAACCTTTCTTCAGCTTCAGTACTTTCTTCAGCAGTACGGAGGCTGGCGGAGTTTTGGTTTCGAATGTGAAGCTGCGGTCACCGTATACAGTGATCACAACTGGCACAGGCATACCAGCGTCGAGTTCCTGCGTCTTAGCGTTAAACGCCTTACAGAACTCCATGATGTTCACGCCGTGCTGACCCAGAGCTGGACCTACGGGTGGGGAAGGATTAGCTTTACCTGCAGGAACCTGCAGCTTAATGTAAGCTTCGACTTTCTTAGCCATTGCAACCTCTACATTGGGTCAACGCCTCCCTGAAGGCATCATACCAATCAGTTCAGCTACCCGTTTATCAGGCATTCCAGAGAGTTTACACCCCAAATCATGCCCTTAGATAAAAACCCTGCAGTGCTCAGCATTCAGCCAATCAGTGCAGGGTTTCAAAATAAAAAGTCCGACTCTCAGACTTTCTCGACCTGGGAGAATTCCAGCTCTACTGGTGTGGAGCGACCGAAAATCATAACCGCCACATGCAGGCGACTCTTTTCGTAGTTCACTTCTTCAACCACACCATTGAAGTCCGCAAAAGGACCATCAATAACGCGAACCATCTCACCTGGTTCAAACAGCGTCTTCGGACGAGGCTTCTCGGCCCCTTCATGAACACGCTGGAGAATAGCGTCCGCCTCTTTCTCGGTGATCGGCGCTGGCTTATCGGCTGTACCGCCAATAAAGCCCATCACTCGCGGCGTATCTTTAATAAGATGCCAGCTATCGTCGTTCATTTCCATCTGAACTAACACGTAGCCAGGAAAGAACTTTCGCTCACTTTTGCGTTTCTGACCGTTCCGGATCTCGACCACTTCTTCGGTAGGCACCAGAATCTCACCAAAGAGATCCTCCATACCGAATCGCTGAACGCGCTCTTTCAGCGAACGCATTACCTGCTTTTCGTAGCCGGAGTAGGCATGCACTACATACCAACGCTTCGCCATAGTTCTTTCCCTATCCAATCAAGCTGCTGATAGCCCAGCCTAGCAGAGAATCGAGCGCCCACAAAATGAGACCCATAACAATAACCACAGCAACAACGATCAATGTGGTTTGCACGGTCTCTTGACGTGTAGGCCAAACGACCTTGCGAATCTCAACCTTGGCATCTTTAACGAGGTTCCAGAAGGCACCGCCTTTTACTGTCTGCAAACCAATATAGCCTGCAACAGCACCCAGAGCCAGCAAGGCTACAACGCGGTAAAGAATAGACTCAGCAGAGAAGTAGTAATTCCCATATGCGCCAACAGCGACCAGGGCAAACACCAACCCCCACTTAAGGCCATCAAGACGACCTTCAGCCGCCACTTCTGGTTTTCCACTCATTAGTTTGATTTTCTCTCTAGAAAAGCCCCACTCAAAAACAGTAAACATGGTAAAAGAGTGAAGGCTTGAATCAAGAAATGGCAGGCCAGGAGGGACTCGAACCCCCAACAGCCGGTTTTGGAAACCGGTGCTCTACCAATTGAACTACTGGCCTGTATCTACGAGCGCCCTACTTTACTCTTCTAGATACAAGGGCTGACCAATTATAATTGACCATACCTTATCTGAAAAGCGTTATTATTTTTGATTTGTGAGGCATAAAAAAATAAGGGGCAGATAAAACACTCTATCTACCCCTATGCTTCTGGAGCTCTTAACCGGATTTGAACCGGTGACCTCATCCTTACCAAGGATGCGCTCTACCAACTGAGCTATAAGAGCAACTTCTCACCGTATAGAGGCAAGACTTATTCTGGAGCGGGTAGCGGGAATCGAACCCGCATCATCAGCTTGGAAGGCTGAGGTTCTACCGTTGAACTATACCCGCAACATAAACCGCATAGCGAGACTCACATCTTGTGATACCCACTTAGCTTTCAATCTTCTAAGATTTCAAGATCGAAAACAAGAATTTGGTGGTGGGGGCTGG
Above is a window of Endozoicomonas montiporae CL-33 DNA encoding:
- the rpoB gene encoding DNA-directed RNA polymerase subunit beta; this encodes MAYSYTEKKRIRKDFGKLPHVMNVPYLLAIQLDSYHKLLQTGKEPAAREDIGLHAAFKSVFPIVSYSGNAALEYVSYRLGTPAFDVKECQLRGVTYAVPLRVKVRLIIYDKDSANKAIKDIKEQEVYMGEIPLMTENGTFVINGTERVIVSQLHRSPGVFFDHDRGKTHSSGKLLYSARVIPYRGSWLDFEFDPKDLLYVRIDRRRKLPATILLRALGMGNEEMLDYFFDTVPFQIGSESVSTELIADRLRGEAASFDIKDGDGNVIVEMGRRVTARHIRQLQKANIQRIEAPVDYVYGKVLAKTVVHQATGEIVVDCNTEITTEVYEKLLAAGVKNIETLYTNELDCGSYISDTLRADTTTNRLEALVEIYRMMRPGEPPTQEAAEALFGNLFFSAERYDLSGVGRMKFNRRLGRESDTGPGVLDNGDIVDTLKTLVDIRNGKGVCDDIDHLGNRRVRSVGEMAENQFRVGLVRVERAVKERLSLAESEGLMPQDLINAKPVAAAIKEFFGSSQLSQFMDQNNPLSEVTHKRRVSALGPGGLTRERAGFEVRDVHATHYGRVCPIETPEGPNIGLINSLATYARANDYGFLESPYRKVVDGQVTDQVDYLSAIEEGEFVIAQASAGLDEENRLTEELVNVRHRGETHLMGPEKVQYMDVSTKQVVSVAASLIPFLEHDDANRALMGSNMQRQAVPTLRADKPLVGTGMERNVASDSGVCVVARRGGYVDTVDAARIVIRVNDDEVQPGEAGVDIYNLTKYTRSNQNTCINQRALVKNGERIAAGDILADGPSVDMGELALGQNMRVAFMPWNGYNFEDSILISERVVQEDRFTTIHIQELTCVARDTKLGPEEITSDIPNVGESALNKLDEAGIVYVGAEVGAGDILVGKVTPKGETQLTPEEKLLRAIFGEKASDVKDTSLRVPTSVKGTVIDVQVFTRDGVEKDSRAQAIEKAALDEYRKDLNEEFRVVEEDTFDRLREALRGQSVDRGPALAKGDTISDEYLDGLEHEQWFKLSMSDETLNEQLDLAREQLKERRAQLDERFEDKKKKLQTGDDMAPGVLKIVKVYLAIKRRIQPGDKMAGRHGNKGVISIIMPVEDMPHDAEGNPVDIVLNPLGVPSRMNVGQVLETHLGAAARGLGHKINRMIESQKKVAEIRDFLDQVYNGVGGSRRQEDLDSFSDEEIMDLAKNLRGGVPMATSVFDGAKESEVKELLRLADMSDTGQVTLFDGRTGDSFDRPVTVGYMYMLKLNHLVDDKMHARSTGSYSLVTQQPLGGKAQFGGQRFGEMEVWALEAYGAAYTLQEMLTVKSDDVAGRTKMYKNIVDGDHRMEPGMPESFNVLLKEIRSLGIDIELDTE
- the rplL gene encoding 50S ribosomal protein L7/L12, with amino-acid sequence MALSKEDILNAIAEMSVMDVVELVEAMEEKFGVSAAAAVAAAPAAAAEGGAAAAEQTEFDVILTGAGDKKVNVIKVVRAATGLGLKEAKGIVDGAPAPLKEGVSKDEAEELKKQLEEAGASVEVK
- the rplJ gene encoding 50S ribosomal protein L10: MALGLEDKKAIVAEVSEAAQSALSAVIADYRGLTVGQMTELRKQARDGGVYLKVVRNTLARRAVEGTEFECLQDVLVGPTVLAFSQEDPGAAARLMKDFAKENKELEVKALSIAGQVLGAEQIDVLAKMPTLDQARAMLMSVMIAPVTKLARTLNEFPASITRVVAAVADEKKKAA
- the rplA gene encoding 50S ribosomal protein L1, with protein sequence MAKMSKRAKMIAEKVEATKAYSFEEAANLLKEVSSVKFKESVEVAVNLGVDPRKSDQVVRGSSVLPNGTGKDVRVAVFTQGANAEAAKAAGADIVGMDDLAAQVKAGELNFDVVIASPDAMRVVGQLGQILGPRGLMPNPKVGTVTPNVADAVKNAKAGQVRFRTDKNGIVHAGIGKIDFEAASLKQNVEALMAELKKLKPATSKGVYMKKVTLSSTMGPGLTIDMASLDI
- the rplK gene encoding 50S ribosomal protein L11 is translated as MAKKVEAYIKLQVPAGKANPSPPVGPALGQHGVNIMEFCKAFNAKTQELDAGMPVPVVITVYGDRSFTFETKTPPASVLLKKVLKLKKGSGRPNTEKVGTATREQLLEVAKIKEPDLTAADEDAAIRTIAGSARSMGLNVEGVE
- the nusG gene encoding transcription termination/antitermination protein NusG, which gives rise to MAKRWYVVHAYSGYEKQVMRSLKERVQRFGMEDLFGEILVPTEEVVEIRNGQKRKSERKFFPGYVLVQMEMNDDSWHLIKDTPRVMGFIGGTADKPAPITEKEADAILQRVHEGAEKPRPKTLFEPGEMVRVIDGPFADFNGVVEEVNYEKSRLHVAVMIFGRSTPVELEFSQVEKV
- the secE gene encoding preprotein translocase subunit SecE; its protein translation is MSGKPEVAAEGRLDGLKWGLVFALVAVGAYGNYYFSAESILYRVVALLALGAVAGYIGLQTVKGGAFWNLVKDAKVEIRKVVWPTRQETVQTTLIVVAVVIVMGLILWALDSLLGWAISSLIG